CCGTCCCAGTCACGGCGTACGGCTGCCGCGAGCGCGCTCGGCCCCTCGACCTCGGTGCCGACCGATCCCGGCAAGCCGAACTCGGACATGTACGCACCAGGACGTGCTCCTCTGCCCGGCCAGAGGAGCGCGCCGTAGGGTAAGACGCATGAACGATCGCATGGTGTGGATCGACTGCGAGATGACCGGGCTCTCGTTGACGGACGACGCACTTATCGAGGTGGCCGCACTGGTCACCGACTCGGAACTGAACGTGCTCGGCGAAGGTGTGGACATCGTGATCCGCCCGCCGGACGCGGCGCTGGAGACCATGCCCGAGGTGGTGCGCACCATGCACACCGCCTCGGGGCTCCTCGACGAGCTGGCCGGCGGCACCACGCCGGCCGACGCCGAGGAGCAGGTCCTGGCGTATGTACGTGAGCACGTCAAGGAGCCGCGGAAGGCCCCGCTGTGCGGAAACTCCGTCGGCACCGACCGCGGCTTCCTCGCGCGGGACATGCGGACGCTGGAGGAGTACCTCCACTACCGCATCGTCGACGTCTCCTCCATCAAGGAGCTGGCCCGGCGCTGGTATCCGCGGGCGTACTTCAACAGCCCGGACAAGAACGGCAACCACCGCGCGCTCGCCGACATCCGTGAGTCCATCGCGGAGCTCCGGTACTACCGCGAGGCGGTCTTCGTCCCGCAGCCGGGACCGGACTCGGAGACGGCGCGGACGATCGCGGCCAAGCACGTCCTGCCTGCGGAATAGCCCAGGCGGGAGCCCTGTGTACGGGGTCGGGAAAACGTGTGCGCGAGCACCCCTCCAGACCCTGTACACTTTTTCTCGGCCGGTCGGAAGAACGACAAAAGACCGGGCATGGTGGGTGTAGCTCAGTTGGTAGAGCACCTGGTTGTGGTCCAGGTGGCCGCGGGTTCAAGTCCCGTCACTCACCCTGATTGATCAAGGCCCGGCCTGCGAAAGCAGGCCGGGCCTTCGTCATGCCCGAGACCGGCCCGCTCCCCTGCCGGGCGCGGACGCTTCCCTGATCGTGACATCACGAAACAGCCACGCCCCCCTCACATGCCCCACACATCGGCGCATGATGCGCTGAGAACGCACAACCGCAGGGGGGACCCATGAGTAACACCATGCCGCCACCGCCGCCCATGTATCCGCCGCAGCCCCCTCCCCCGAGGCGGGGGCCCAGTAACGCGGTCGTCATCGGTTCGGCCGCCGCGGTCATCGCGGCCGTCGTCGCGACGGGCATCGTCGTCGTCAACAGCGGTGACGACGACAAGAAGCCGGAGAAGACCGCCGGTGCCGCCGCCTCCGCGCCGGCCGACGACGTGGTCGCGGACGAGGAGGAGCCGGTCGACGAGCCCGAGCCGGAGTCCGACCCGCAGAGCGCCGAAGGGGAGGTGTCCGGGCTCAACGACACCGTGGAGTACGGGAACGACGTCCAGCTGGGCCTGTCCAAGTTCGCCCGGGGCACGTCCGGCTCGTACGGATCGCCGGAGAACACCCCGTACCTCAAGTTCGGCGTCGAGGTGAAGAACAACGGCAAGTCGACCGTCGACACGTCGATGTTCACCGTCAGCTGCTCGTACGGCAAGGCCGGCAAGTCCAGCGAATCGATCTTCGACTCGGAACAGGGGCTGAACGGCGGGCCCGACACGAAGCTGCTCGCGGGGCGGTCCATCACGGTGACGTGGGCGTGCGCGCTGCCGAAGGCCGAGAAGACGATCCAGATCGAGGTCTCGCCGGACATGGACATGGAGACGGAGCCCGCCATCTTCACGGGCGACGTGAAGTAGCGGGGGAGGTCAGCGGGCCGTCAGCCGGTGTCGGGCGCGCGGCACCAGGCGCCGACACGGCTGTCCGTCCAGCGGGCGCGGGGGTGCGTGCAGTCCGGGCCTACGGGATGCCGGTCCAGGTAGACGTGGTGCGCCCGCACCGTTCCCATGTGCCCTTCGCACACGAAGGACGTTCTGATCTCGTCCGGGCCCTCGTGTTCCCACGCGATGTGCCACGCGCCCGGCGCCGCGCACCGGACGGCGGTGCCGTCCGGGTGGTGGTCGACGACACCGCAGCCGTCGCCGTCGCCCGGACCGCCGTACTCGGGAAAGTTCATGTGCCAGGTTCCTCGGCCGTGGGTGCGGGGGCCGTATCGCGCGCTCGGGAGGCGGCAGACGGAGCATACTGCCGTCATGGGAACCGATCCGCAGAGCAGCCCCTCGGCCCGGGACGACCGCGAGCGCCGGGAAGCGGCCGACGCCCGGGACCGGCTGGCCGACGCGCGCGAGCGCACGGCCGACGAGCGGGAGCGGAGCGCGGACGAACGCGAGGAGACCGCCGACCGGCGGGAAGAGGACGCGGACGACCGGGAGCGCCATGTCGCGGACTGGGAGACGGAGGTCGACGACAGGGAGCGTGCCGTGGGCGCGACTTCCCCCAGCCGGCGGGAGCGCTCGTACGAACAGATCGACCGGTCCCACAAGCTGCTGACGGCGAGCCAGGCGCGGCTCGACCGCAGTGAGGCGGCGCTCCGGCGCACGGACGCCGGTGACGCGCGGGAGCAGGGCGCCGTCGACCGGGAGGCAGCCGCCTCCGGCCATCAGCGGGCCACCGGCGGCTCCGCGAAGCGGGCCGACCTGGAGGCGCGGGTGCACCGCATGCAGGAGCAGTCCGCGACGGCTCTCGACGCCCTGGCCGACGCACAGGA
The sequence above is a segment of the Streptomyces sp. Je 1-369 genome. Coding sequences within it:
- the orn gene encoding oligoribonuclease; translated protein: MNDRMVWIDCEMTGLSLTDDALIEVAALVTDSELNVLGEGVDIVIRPPDAALETMPEVVRTMHTASGLLDELAGGTTPADAEEQVLAYVREHVKEPRKAPLCGNSVGTDRGFLARDMRTLEEYLHYRIVDVSSIKELARRWYPRAYFNSPDKNGNHRALADIRESIAELRYYREAVFVPQPGPDSETARTIAAKHVLPAE